In a genomic window of Streptococcus oralis subsp. tigurinus:
- the fusA gene encoding elongation factor G, producing the protein MAREFSLEKTRNIGIMAHVDAGKTTTTERILYYTGKIHKIGETHEGASQMDWMEQEQERGITITSAATTAQWNNHRVNIIDTPGHVDFTIEVQRSLRVLDGAVTVLDSQSGVEPQTETVWRQATEYGVPRIVFANKMDKIGADFLYSVSTLHDRLQANAHPIQLPIGAEDDFRGIIDLIKMKAEIYTNDLGTDILEEDIPAEYLEQAQEYREKLIEAVAETDEELMMKYLEGEEITNEELKAGIRKATINVEFFPVLCGSAFKNKGVQLMLDAVIDYLPSPLDIPAIKGINPDTDEEETRPASDEEPFAALAFKIMTDPFVGRLTFFRVYSGVLQSGSYVLNTSKGKRERIGRILQMHANSRKEIDTVYSGDIAAAVGLKDTTTGDSLTDEKAKIILESIDVPEPVIQLMVEPKSKADQDKMGIALQKLAEEDPTFRVETNVETGETVISGMGELHLDVLVDRMRREFKVEANVGAPQVSYRETFRASTQARGFFKRQSGGKGQFGDVWIEFTPNEEGKGFEFENAIVGGVVPREFIPAVEKGLVEAMANGVLAGYPIVDVKAKLYDGSYHDVDSSETAFKIAASLALKEAAKTAQPAILEPMMLVTITVPEENLGDVMGHVTARRGRVDGMEAHGNSQIVRAYVPLAEMFGYATVLRSASQGRGTFMMVFDHYEDVPKSVQEEIIKKNKGEE; encoded by the coding sequence ATGGCACGCGAATTTTCACTTGAAAAAACTCGTAATATCGGTATCATGGCTCACGTCGATGCCGGTAAAACAACAACTACTGAGCGTATTCTTTACTACACTGGTAAAATCCACAAAATCGGTGAAACTCACGAAGGTGCGTCACAAATGGACTGGATGGAGCAAGAGCAAGAACGTGGTATCACTATCACATCTGCTGCGACAACAGCTCAATGGAACAACCACCGCGTAAACATCATCGACACACCAGGGCACGTGGACTTCACAATTGAAGTACAACGTTCTCTTCGTGTATTGGACGGTGCGGTTACTGTTCTTGACTCACAATCAGGTGTTGAGCCTCAAACTGAAACAGTTTGGCGTCAAGCAACTGAGTACGGAGTTCCACGTATCGTATTTGCCAACAAAATGGACAAAATCGGTGCTGACTTCCTTTACTCTGTAAGCACACTTCACGATCGTCTTCAAGCAAATGCACACCCAATTCAATTGCCAATCGGTGCTGAAGATGACTTCCGTGGTATCATCGACTTGATCAAGATGAAAGCTGAAATCTATACAAACGACCTTGGTACAGATATCCTTGAAGAGGATATTCCAGCTGAATATCTTGAACAAGCACAAGAATACCGTGAAAAATTGATCGAAGCAGTTGCTGAAACTGACGAAGAATTGATGATGAAATATCTCGAAGGTGAAGAAATCACTAACGAAGAATTGAAAGCGGGTATCCGTAAAGCGACTATCAACGTTGAATTCTTCCCAGTATTGTGTGGTTCTGCCTTCAAGAACAAAGGTGTTCAATTGATGCTTGATGCGGTTATCGACTACCTTCCAAGCCCACTTGATATCCCAGCGATCAAAGGTATTAATCCAGATACAGACGAAGAAGAAACTCGTCCAGCATCTGACGAAGAGCCATTCGCAGCTCTTGCCTTCAAGATCATGACAGACCCATTCGTAGGTCGTTTGACCTTCTTCCGTGTATACTCAGGTGTTCTTCAATCAGGTTCATACGTGTTAAACACATCTAAAGGTAAACGTGAACGTATCGGACGTATCCTTCAAATGCACGCTAACAGCCGTAAAGAAATCGACACTGTTTACTCAGGTGATATCGCTGCTGCCGTTGGTTTGAAAGATACGACAACTGGTGACTCATTGACTGATGAAAAAGCTAAAATCATCCTTGAATCAATCGACGTTCCAGAACCAGTTATCCAATTGATGGTTGAGCCAAAATCTAAAGCAGACCAAGACAAGATGGGTATCGCTCTTCAAAAATTGGCTGAAGAAGATCCAACATTCCGCGTTGAAACAAACGTTGAAACTGGTGAAACAGTTATCTCTGGTATGGGTGAGCTTCACCTTGACGTCCTTGTTGACCGTATGCGTCGTGAGTTTAAAGTTGAAGCGAACGTAGGTGCTCCTCAAGTATCTTACCGTGAAACATTCCGCGCTTCTACTCAAGCACGTGGATTCTTCAAACGTCAGTCTGGTGGTAAAGGTCAATTCGGTGATGTATGGATTGAATTTACTCCAAACGAAGAAGGTAAAGGATTCGAATTTGAAAACGCAATCGTCGGTGGTGTGGTTCCTCGTGAATTTATCCCAGCGGTTGAAAAAGGTCTTGTAGAAGCAATGGCTAACGGTGTTCTTGCAGGTTACCCAATTGTTGACGTTAAAGCTAAACTTTACGATGGTTCATACCACGATGTCGACTCATCTGAAACTGCCTTCAAGATTGCTGCATCTCTTGCACTTAAAGAAGCTGCTAAGACTGCACAACCAGCTATCCTTGAACCAATGATGCTTGTAACAATCACTGTTCCAGAAGAAAACCTTGGTGATGTTATGGGTCACGTAACTGCTCGTCGTGGACGTGTAGATGGTATGGAAGCACACGGTAACAGCCAAATCGTTCGTGCTTACGTTCCACTTGCTGAAATGTTCGGTTACGCAACAGTTCTTCGTTCTGCATCTCAAGGACGTGGTACATTCATGATGGTATTTGACCACTATGAAGATGTACCTAAGTCAGTACAAGAAGAAATCATTAAGAAAAACAAAGGTGAAGAATAA
- a CDS encoding acetolactate synthase large subunit has protein sequence MEKISLESPKTGSDLVLETLRDLGIDTIFGYPGGAVLPLYDAIYNFKGIRHILGRHEQGCLHEAEGYAKSTGKLGVAVVTSGPGATNAITGIADAMSDSVPLLVFTGQVARAGIGKDAFQEADIVGITMPITKYNYQVRETADIPRIITEAVHIATTGRPGPVVIDLPKDVSALETDFIYSPEVNLPSYQPTLEPNDMQIKKILKQLSKAKKPVLLAGGGVSYAEAATELNEFAERYQIPVVTSLLGQGTIATNHPLFLGMGGMHGSFAANIAMTEADFMISIGCRFDDRLTGNPKTFAKNAKVAHIDIDPAEIGKIIREDIPVVGDAKKALQMLLAEPTVHNNTEKWIEKVTKDKNRVRSYDKKERVVQPQAVIECIGELTNGDAIVVTDVGQHQMWTAQYYPYQNERQLVTSGGLGTMGFGVPAAIGAKIANPEKEVILFVGDGGFQMTNQELAILNIYKVPIKVVMLNNHSLGMVRQWQESFYEGRTSESVFDTLPDFQLMAQAYGIKNYKFDNPETLEKDLEVILEDVPMFIEVDISRKEQVLPMVPAGKSNHEMLGVKFHA, from the coding sequence ATGGAGAAAATCAGTTTAGAATCTCCTAAGACGGGGTCGGATCTAGTTTTGGAAACACTTCGTGATTTAGGAATTGATACCATATTTGGCTATCCTGGTGGTGCAGTCTTGCCTTTGTATGATGCGATATATAATTTTAAAGGCATTCGCCACATTTTAGGACGCCATGAGCAAGGTTGTTTGCACGAAGCTGAAGGATATGCCAAATCAACTGGAAAGTTGGGTGTTGCCGTCGTCACGAGCGGACCGGGAGCGACAAATGCCATTACAGGGATTGCAGATGCCATGAGCGATAGCGTTCCCCTTTTGGTCTTTACGGGTCAGGTGGCGCGAGCAGGGATTGGAAAGGATGCCTTTCAGGAGGCGGATATCGTGGGAATTACCATGCCAATCACTAAGTACAATTACCAAGTTCGTGAGACGGCAGATATTCCTCGCATCATTACGGAAGCTGTTCATATCGCAACGACAGGTCGTCCAGGGCCTGTCGTGATTGACCTACCAAAAGACGTATCTGCCTTAGAGACAGATTTCATCTATTCACCCGAAGTGAATTTACCAAGCTATCAGCCGACTCTGGAGCCAAATGACATGCAAATCAAGAAGATCTTGAAGCAATTGTCAAAAGCCAAGAAACCTGTTTTATTAGCAGGTGGTGGAGTTAGTTATGCAGAAGCAGCTACAGAACTCAATGAGTTTGCTGAACGCTACCAAATCCCAGTAGTAACCAGTCTTTTAGGGCAAGGTACGATTGCAACGAATCATCCGCTCTTTCTTGGAATGGGAGGCATGCACGGGTCTTTCGCGGCTAATATTGCCATGACGGAAGCCGACTTTATGATTAGTATTGGTTGTCGTTTCGATGATCGCTTGACCGGAAATCCTAAGACCTTTGCTAAAAATGCCAAGGTTGCTCATATCGACATTGATCCAGCCGAGATTGGTAAGATTATCAGAGAAGATATTCCTGTGGTGGGCGATGCTAAGAAAGCCTTGCAGATGCTGTTGGCAGAACCAACTGTTCATAACAATACTGAGAAATGGATTGAAAAAGTCACCAAGGACAAGAATCGAGTTCGTTCTTATGATAAGAAAGAACGTGTGGTTCAACCTCAGGCTGTTATTGAATGCATCGGTGAGTTGACGAATGGAGATGCCATTGTTGTAACTGACGTTGGTCAACACCAAATGTGGACGGCTCAGTATTATCCTTACCAAAATGAGCGCCAGTTAGTCACTTCAGGTGGTTTAGGTACCATGGGATTTGGAGTTCCTGCAGCTATCGGAGCTAAGATTGCCAATCCGGAAAAAGAAGTCATCCTTTTTGTCGGTGATGGTGGCTTCCAGATGACCAATCAGGAACTAGCTATTTTGAACATTTACAAGGTACCGATTAAGGTTGTCATGTTGAATAACCACTCCCTAGGAATGGTTCGTCAGTGGCAGGAATCCTTCTATGAGGGTAGAACTTCCGAGTCAGTCTTTGATACACTTCCTGATTTCCAGTTGATGGCACAGGCTTACGGCATCAAAAACTATAAATTTGATAATCCGGAGACGCTAGAGAAGGATCTAGAAGTCATTCTGGAGGATGTGCCGATGTTTATCGAGGTGGATATTTCTCGTAAGGAACAGGTTTTACCGATGGTACCAGCTGGTAAGAGCAATCATGAGATGTTGGGGGTGAAGTTCCATGCGTAG
- the ilvN gene encoding acetolactate synthase small subunit, with product MRRMLTAKLQNRSGVLNRFTGVLSRRQVNIESISVGATENPDVSRITIIIDVASHDEVEQIIKQLNRQIDVIRIRDITDKPHLEREVILVKVSAPAEKRAEILAIIQPFRATVVDVAPSSITIQMTGNAEKSEALLRVIRPYGIKNIARTGATGFTRD from the coding sequence ATGCGTAGAATGTTAACAGCAAAACTACAAAATCGTTCAGGAGTCCTCAATCGTTTTACAGGTGTCCTTTCACGTCGTCAAGTCAATATTGAGAGTATCTCAGTTGGTGCGACAGAGAATCCTGATGTATCACGGATTACCATCATTATCGATGTAGCTTCACACGATGAAGTAGAGCAAATCATTAAACAACTGAATCGTCAGATTGATGTGATTCGCATTCGAGATATCACAGATAAACCACACTTGGAAAGAGAAGTTATCTTGGTGAAGGTATCTGCTCCTGCTGAAAAACGTGCAGAAATCTTGGCCATTATCCAACCTTTCCGTGCAACGGTAGTAGATGTGGCTCCAAGCTCCATCACTATCCAGATGACTGGAAATGCTGAAAAGAGTGAAGCTTTATTGCGAGTGATTCGACCATATGGTATTAAAAATATCGCTCGTACGGGTGCAACTGGATTTACCCGCGACTAA
- the ilvC gene encoding ketol-acid reductoisomerase, protein MAVQMEYEKDVKVAALDGKKIAVIGYGSQGHAHAQNLRDSGRDVIIGVRPGKSFDKAKEDGFDTYTVAEATKLADVIMILAPDEIQQELYEAEIAPNLEAGNAVGFAHGFNIHFEFIKVPADVDVFMCAPKGPGHLVRRTYEEGFGVPALYAVYQDATGNAKNIAMDWCKGVGAARVGLLETTYKEETEEDLFGEQAVLCGGLTALIEAGFEVLTEAGYAPELAYFEVLHEMKLIVDLIYEGGFKKMRQSISNTAEYGDYVSGPRVITEQVKENMKAVLADIQNGKFANDFVNDYKAGRPKLTAYREQAANLEIEKVGAELRKAMPFVGKNDDDAFKIYN, encoded by the coding sequence ATGGCAGTTCAAATGGAATACGAAAAAGATGTTAAAGTAGCAGCGCTTGACGGTAAAAAAATCGCCGTAATCGGTTATGGTTCACAAGGACATGCGCATGCGCAAAACTTGCGTGATTCAGGTCGTGATGTCATTATCGGTGTACGTCCAGGTAAATCTTTCGACAAAGCAAAAGAAGATGGATTTGACACTTATACAGTAGCAGAAGCAACTAAATTGGCTGACGTTATTATGATCTTGGCACCAGATGAAATCCAACAAGAATTGTATGAAGCAGAAATCGCTCCAAACTTGGAAGCTGGAAATGCAGTTGGATTTGCCCATGGTTTCAACATCCACTTTGAATTTATCAAAGTTCCTGCAGATGTAGATGTCTTCATGTGTGCTCCTAAAGGGCCAGGACACTTGGTACGTCGTACTTACGAAGAAGGTTTTGGTGTTCCAGCTCTTTATGCAGTATATCAAGACGCTACAGGAAATGCGAAAAATATTGCTATGGACTGGTGTAAAGGTGTTGGAGCAGCTCGTGTTGGTTTGCTTGAAACAACTTACAAAGAAGAAACTGAAGAAGATTTGTTTGGTGAACAAGCTGTACTTTGTGGTGGTTTGACTGCTCTTATCGAAGCAGGCTTTGAAGTCTTGACAGAAGCAGGATACGCTCCAGAATTGGCTTACTTTGAAGTTCTTCACGAAATGAAATTGATCGTTGACTTGATCTATGAAGGTGGATTCAAGAAAATGCGTCAATCAATTTCTAACACTGCTGAATACGGTGACTATGTATCAGGTCCTCGTGTGATTACTGAGCAAGTTAAAGAAAACATGAAAGCTGTCTTGGCAGACATCCAAAATGGTAAATTTGCAAATGACTTTGTAAATGACTATAAAGCTGGACGTCCAAAATTGACTGCTTACCGTGAACAAGCAGCGAACCTTGAAATTGAAAAAGTTGGTGCAGAATTGCGTAAAGCAATGCCATTCGTTGGTAAAAACGACGATGATGCATTCAAAATCTATAACTAA
- the ilvA gene encoding threonine ammonia-lyase IlvA codes for MLSAKDVVKAHKVLSDVVVNTPLEYDHYLSEKYGAKIYLKKENAQRVRSFKIRGAYYAISQLTKEERERGVVCASAGNHAQGVAYTCNEMKIPATIFMPITTPQQKIGQVRFFGGDYVTIKLVGDTFDASAKAAQEFTVSENRTFIDPFDDVHVQAGQGTVAYEILEEARKESIDFDTVLVPVGGGGLIAGVSTYIKEMNPKIEVIGVEANGARSMKAAFEAGEPVKLKEIDKFADGIAVQKVGQLTYEATRQNVETLIGVDEGLISETLIDLYSKQGIVAEPAGAASVAALEVLSDYIKGKTICCIISGGNNDINRMPEMEERALIYDGIKHYFVVNFPQRPGALREFVNDILGPNDDITRFEYIKRASKGTGPVLIGIALANKHDYAGLIHRMEKFDPSYINLNGNETLYNMLV; via the coding sequence ATGTTAAGTGCAAAAGACGTGGTGAAAGCCCACAAAGTTTTAAGTGATGTAGTAGTGAATACACCACTAGAATATGATCATTATTTATCAGAAAAGTATGGAGCTAAGATCTATCTGAAAAAGGAAAATGCGCAACGCGTTCGCTCTTTTAAAATTCGTGGAGCTTATTATGCCATCTCGCAATTGACAAAAGAAGAACGTGAGCGTGGTGTAGTCTGTGCATCAGCGGGGAATCACGCTCAAGGTGTCGCTTATACTTGTAACGAGATGAAAATTCCTGCGACAATTTTTATGCCTATCACAACGCCTCAACAAAAGATTGGGCAAGTTCGTTTCTTTGGAGGAGACTATGTAACGATCAAATTGGTCGGAGATACTTTCGACGCTTCGGCTAAGGCAGCCCAAGAATTCACTGTTTCAGAAAATAGAACCTTTATCGATCCTTTTGATGATGTCCATGTTCAGGCAGGGCAAGGGACGGTTGCCTATGAAATTTTGGAAGAAGCTCGGAAAGAGTCAATCGACTTTGACACGGTTCTCGTTCCTGTTGGTGGTGGAGGTCTGATTGCGGGAGTTTCTACCTATATCAAGGAAATGAATCCGAAAATTGAAGTCATTGGTGTTGAAGCCAATGGTGCCCGTTCGATGAAGGCGGCATTTGAAGCTGGAGAGCCAGTTAAACTAAAAGAAATCGACAAGTTTGCTGATGGTATAGCTGTGCAGAAAGTTGGCCAGTTGACCTATGAAGCGACACGTCAGAATGTTGAAACTCTTATAGGAGTGGATGAAGGCTTGATTTCAGAGACCTTGATTGATCTTTATTCCAAGCAAGGGATTGTCGCCGAACCGGCTGGAGCTGCCAGTGTTGCAGCCTTGGAAGTTCTATCGGACTATATCAAAGGCAAAACAATCTGCTGCATCATTTCTGGAGGAAATAACGATATTAACCGTATGCCTGAAATGGAAGAGCGTGCCTTGATTTACGATGGCATCAAGCATTACTTTGTAGTGAATTTCCCACAACGTCCAGGAGCTCTCCGAGAGTTTGTAAATGACATTTTGGGGCCAAATGATGACATCACTCGTTTTGAGTATATCAAACGGGCCAGCAAGGGGACAGGACCTGTATTGATTGGGATTGCTCTTGCCAATAAGCATGATTATGCTGGATTGATTCATCGTATGGAAAAGTTTGACCCGTCTTATATTAATTTGAATGGAAACGAAACATTGTATAACATGTTAGTTTAA
- a CDS encoding SPFH domain-containing protein encodes MVLQILLVLLFLVVIASVITISSVYVVRQQSVAIIERFGKYQKLSNSGIHLRAPFGIDRIAARVQLRLLQSEIVVETKTQDNVFVTMNVATQYRVNENNVTDAYYKLMRPEAQIKSYIEDALRSSVPKLTLDELFEKKDEIALEVQKQVAEEMSTYGYIIVKTLITKVEPDAEVKQSMNEINAAQRKRVAAQELAEADKIKIVTAAEAEAEKDRLHGVGIAEQRKAIVDGLADSIKELKGANVELTEEQIMSILLTNQYLDTLNNFAEKEGNNTIFLPANPNGVEDIRTHILSALKAK; translated from the coding sequence ATGGTTTTACAAATTTTACTTGTTTTATTGTTTTTAGTGGTGATTGCATCAGTGATTACGATTAGTTCTGTATATGTGGTTCGACAACAATCTGTCGCTATCATAGAACGCTTTGGTAAATACCAAAAGTTGAGCAATAGTGGTATTCATTTGCGGGCTCCCTTTGGGATTGATAGGATTGCGGCAAGAGTTCAACTACGCTTGTTGCAAAGTGAGATTGTTGTAGAGACAAAGACGCAAGATAATGTATTTGTAACGATGAATGTAGCAACTCAGTATCGAGTAAATGAAAACAACGTCACAGATGCCTATTATAAATTGATGCGTCCAGAAGCCCAAATTAAATCCTATATTGAAGATGCTTTGCGTTCATCTGTACCAAAGCTAACCCTAGATGAGTTGTTTGAGAAGAAGGATGAAATCGCCTTAGAAGTTCAAAAACAAGTGGCTGAAGAAATGTCTACGTATGGGTATATCATTGTCAAAACGCTGATTACTAAGGTTGAACCTGATGCTGAAGTAAAACAATCCATGAATGAAATTAACGCAGCTCAACGTAAGAGAGTTGCAGCGCAAGAACTTGCTGAAGCAGATAAGATTAAAATCGTGACCGCAGCAGAAGCAGAAGCAGAAAAAGATCGCCTACATGGTGTAGGGATTGCAGAGCAGCGTAAAGCAATTGTTGACGGACTAGCTGATTCTATCAAAGAGTTAAAGGGAGCTAATGTTGAGCTGACTGAAGAACAAATCATGTCTATCCTATTAACGAACCAGTATTTAGACACATTGAATAATTTTGCAGAAAAAGAAGGAAATAATACAATCTTCCTACCAGCAAATCCTAATGGAGTTGAAGATATAAGAACTCATATATTATCGGCTTTAAAAGCCAAATAA
- a CDS encoding amino acid ABC transporter ATP-binding protein, translated as MTQPILEIKHLKKSYGQNEVLKDISLTIHKGEVISIIGSSGSGKSTFLRSINLLETPTGGEILYRGENVLEKGYNLTHYREKLGMVFQSFNLFENLNVLENTIVAQTTVLKRDHSEAEKIAKENLEKVGMGERYWQAKPKQLSGGQKQRVAIARALSMNPDAILFDEPTSALDPEMVGEVLKIMQDLAQEGLTMIVVTHEMEFARDVSHRVIFMDKGIIAEEGKPEELFTNPKEERTKEFLQRYLN; from the coding sequence ATGACACAACCAATCCTTGAAATCAAACACCTAAAAAAATCCTATGGGCAAAACGAAGTGCTAAAAGACATTTCTCTCACCATCCATAAAGGAGAGGTTATTTCCATCATCGGAAGCTCGGGAAGCGGAAAATCAACCTTCCTTCGTTCAATCAATTTACTCGAAACACCTACAGGAGGAGAGATTCTCTATCGCGGAGAAAATGTCCTAGAAAAAGGCTATAACCTCACCCATTATCGTGAAAAGCTCGGTATGGTTTTCCAATCTTTCAATCTCTTTGAAAATCTGAATGTCCTTGAAAATACTATCGTTGCCCAAACGACTGTACTCAAACGCGACCACTCTGAAGCTGAAAAAATTGCCAAAGAGAATCTCGAAAAAGTTGGTATGGGAGAACGTTACTGGCAAGCCAAGCCTAAACAACTTTCAGGTGGACAAAAGCAACGTGTAGCTATCGCTCGTGCACTCTCCATGAATCCTGACGCCATTCTCTTTGACGAACCTACATCTGCCCTTGACCCCGAAATGGTCGGAGAAGTCCTCAAAATTATGCAGGACCTAGCTCAAGAAGGCTTGACCATGATTGTTGTAACCCACGAAATGGAATTTGCTCGCGATGTTTCCCATCGTGTCATCTTCATGGACAAGGGAATCATTGCAGAAGAAGGTAAACCTGAAGAACTCTTCACAAACCCTAAAGAAGAACGGACCAAAGAATTCCTTCAGCGTTATCTCAATTAA
- a CDS encoding ABC transporter substrate-binding protein/permease produces the protein MKKLCLSILASLALTLGLVSQVQADEYLRIGMEAAYAPFNWTQDDDSNGAVKIDGTNQYANGYDVQIAKKIAKDLGKEPLVVKTKWEGLVPALTSGKIDMIIAGMSPTAERKQEIAFSSSYYTSEPVLLVKKDSAYANAKSLEDFSGAKITSQQGVYLYDLISQIPGAKKETAMGDFAQMRQALEAGVIDAYVSERPEALTAEAANSKFKMVQVEPGFKTGEEDTAIAIGLRKDDSRISQINASIETISKDEQVALMDRMIQEQPAEATTTEESSSNFFSQVAKILSENWQQLVRGAGVTLLISIIGTIVGLIIGLAIGVFRTAPLSENKAIYSLQKLVGWILNVYIEIFRGTPMIVQSMVIYYGTAQAFGINLDRTLAAIFIVSINTGAYMTEIVRGGILAVDKGQFEAATALGMTHNQTMRKIVLPQVVRNILPATGNEFVINIKDTSVLNVISVVELYFSGNTVATQTYQYFQTFTIIAVIYFVLTFTVTRILRFIERYMDMDTYTTGANQMQTGDLKK, from the coding sequence ATGAAAAAATTATGCTTATCTATCCTTGCTAGCCTAGCCCTTACATTAGGACTGGTTAGCCAAGTCCAAGCCGACGAATATTTACGCATCGGAATGGAGGCAGCTTACGCTCCCTTCAACTGGACCCAAGACGACGATAGTAATGGTGCTGTCAAAATCGACGGTACCAACCAATATGCCAACGGCTATGATGTTCAAATCGCTAAAAAGATTGCCAAAGATCTAGGTAAGGAACCTTTGGTCGTGAAAACCAAGTGGGAAGGACTTGTTCCAGCCCTTACTTCTGGCAAAATCGATATGATCATTGCCGGTATGAGCCCAACCGCTGAACGTAAACAAGAAATTGCCTTTTCAAGCAGTTACTATACTAGCGAGCCAGTTCTATTGGTTAAAAAGGACTCTGCCTATGCAAATGCCAAATCTTTGGAAGATTTTAGCGGAGCAAAAATCACTTCTCAACAAGGTGTTTACCTTTATGATTTGATTTCTCAAATTCCAGGTGCCAAAAAAGAAACAGCTATGGGCGACTTCGCTCAAATGCGTCAAGCTCTGGAAGCCGGTGTTATTGATGCCTATGTTTCGGAACGCCCTGAAGCACTGACTGCTGAAGCCGCTAACTCTAAGTTCAAGATGGTCCAAGTAGAACCCGGTTTCAAAACTGGCGAAGAAGATACAGCTATTGCCATTGGACTTCGTAAAGATGACAGCCGCATCAGCCAAATCAATGCGAGTATTGAAACCATCTCCAAAGATGAACAAGTTGCTCTGATGGATCGTATGATTCAGGAGCAACCTGCCGAAGCCACAACAACTGAAGAAAGTAGCAGTAATTTCTTCAGCCAAGTTGCTAAAATTCTTTCTGAAAACTGGCAACAGCTCGTGCGCGGCGCAGGTGTCACTCTTTTAATCTCAATCATCGGAACTATCGTAGGTCTCATTATCGGTCTTGCCATTGGTGTCTTCCGTACGGCTCCTCTCTCGGAAAACAAAGCCATTTACAGCCTACAAAAACTAGTCGGTTGGATTCTCAATGTCTATATTGAAATCTTCCGTGGTACACCGATGATTGTTCAATCCATGGTTATCTACTATGGAACTGCTCAAGCTTTCGGTATCAATCTCGATCGGACACTGGCTGCTATCTTTATCGTCTCAATCAACACAGGCGCCTACATGACAGAAATCGTTCGTGGTGGTATTCTAGCAGTTGACAAGGGACAGTTCGAAGCTGCAACCGCTCTTGGTATGACCCACAATCAAACCATGCGTAAAATTGTCCTTCCTCAGGTTGTCCGTAATATTCTACCTGCTACTGGTAATGAGTTTGTCATCAATATCAAAGATACCTCTGTATTGAACGTTATTTCAGTTGTCGAGCTTTATTTCTCAGGAAATACTGTAGCGACGCAAACCTATCAATACTTCCAGACCTTTACCATCATTGCAGTGATTTACTTTGTCCTCACCTTCACTGTGACCCGTATCCTACGTTTTATCGAACGCTATATGGACATGGATACTTACACTACAGGTGCTAACCAAATGCAAACGGGGGATTTGAAAAAATGA